In a genomic window of Quercus lobata isolate SW786 chromosome 4, ValleyOak3.0 Primary Assembly, whole genome shotgun sequence:
- the LOC115986572 gene encoding probable ribonuclease P/MRP protein subunit POP5 isoform X1, with product MVGFKNRYMIVEVFLDPNRDLAGHDPIIITQFNVSKGIKDSILVNFGECGLASSLASFQVKYVNPITKLCIIRASREEYQKVWSAITMVRSIGNCPVLFNLLDLSGSIKACRNVTLKYDELKFEQYKPVVGACLAIDAIQILEH from the exons ATGGTGGGATTTAAAAATAGGTACATGATTGTGGAAGTTTTCTTGGATCCTAATAGAGATCTTGCTGGGCATGATCCCATCATTATTACCCAATTTAATGTCTCAAAAGGGATCAAAGACAGCATTCTTGTAAACTTTGGAGAGTGTGGTCTTGCTTCATCACTTGCATCCTTCCAAG TCAAGTATGTGAATCCCATCACAAAGCTTTGCATCATTAGAGCTTCAAGGGAAGAGTACCAAAAGGTTTGGTCTGCCATCACCATGGTTAGGAGTATTGGAAATTGCCCTGTGCTATTTAACTTATTGGACCTAAGTG GGAGTATAAAGGCTTGTAGAAATGTAACCTTGAAGTATGATGAGCTAAAATTTGAGCAGTACAAACCTGTAGTTGGGGCTTGTCTCGCCATCGATGCTATTCAGATTTTGGAGCACTGA
- the LOC115986572 gene encoding probable ribonuclease P/MRP protein subunit POP5 isoform X2, protein MVGFKNRYMIVEVFLDPNRDLAGHDPIIITQFNVSKGIKDSILVNFGECGLASSLASFQVKYVNPITKLCIIRASREEYQKGV, encoded by the exons ATGGTGGGATTTAAAAATAGGTACATGATTGTGGAAGTTTTCTTGGATCCTAATAGAGATCTTGCTGGGCATGATCCCATCATTATTACCCAATTTAATGTCTCAAAAGGGATCAAAGACAGCATTCTTGTAAACTTTGGAGAGTGTGGTCTTGCTTCATCACTTGCATCCTTCCAAG TCAAGTATGTGAATCCCATCACAAAGCTTTGCATCATTAGAGCTTCAAGGGAAGAGTACCAAAAG GGAGTATAA